The Sebastes umbrosus isolate fSebUmb1 chromosome 1, fSebUmb1.pri, whole genome shotgun sequence genome includes the window GCTAAAGACAGATTGTGTGGATCTTTTCTACCTCCATTCCCCTGACCACGAAAACCCCATCAAGGATACCCTTAGGACCTGCAATGAACTCCACAAAGAGGTCAGGAGACCAGACAACtcattttctattctattataagTTATTTCAAACATACTTAACGTAATAATATTTCATTCAATTCTAATTCAATGTTAAAATATCACCCTCAGGGAAAATTCAAGGAGTTTGGCCTGTCAAACTATGCATCATGGGAAGTGGTTGAAATTCTCAACATCTGCAGACACAACAACTGGATTGTTCCCATTGTGTATCAGGTATTCTGGcactttcttttaaaaaaacattcttgtAGTTTAGTCTCCAATCAATTACATCGTCTTAGAATAAGAAAGCTACTCATTTATATGTCTGTGTTGCTTCCCTCCATATGAGTAGCTGTGTGTTAGAAGAAATCCCATTCTTTTAATGTTAATGTGAGCATATCTGGGCTAAAAATTCCTGTTTTCAGAGTGAGCTGATAAACTTTAGTGCAACTGCTTATAAAGAATTGCAGTAGTTTTCgttacagagagaaaacaatggTTAAGCATCCTTCACATTTAGAGAAACTCAAGGTGCCCCCTATGCTTTTTCCATCTCACTTTAATCCCCCATGTTATGTTTCTTTCTTGGCTTAAAATGCTTTCACTTGAATTGAACCTCTTTGACTATTTTCTGTACCCTAACTTAGACTCTTACAACCTTTCACAGGGGATGTACAACGCCACTACAAGACAGGTTGAGtctgagttgctgccatgtctGAGATACTACGGAATTAAATTCTATGCATACAATCCTCTAGCAGGTGTTGTATATCTTCCTTCTGTGGTACACCTTGCAGTCACCATTTGAATTGTTTTATTCAAAAGGAGAAAGTCACAGTTGGTGTTAATTGGTGTCCAGAAGATGAATCCCAAtgattttggtgatcccctgagtttgactctagcgccaccatgaggttgacatttgtggtttgaGTCAAATGCCTCAACAACAATTGGATGGATTGCAATAAAATTTAGTACATACATCCATTTGGCCCTCAGGATGATTTGTAGTCACTCTGGTGATtctttaacttttcatctagcaacATGTTAGCATACTGACATAAGCTCTGACTGTaactcaaagcaccactgtatCTAAGTCCAGCCCAACAGAGCTGCTACTCTGTAGGTCAAaggccccctttgaaaatggccatgacaatttttccttaccaaaatttagcatacgtTGGaccgttatttaacctcctttgcgacaaccCAATATGACATGgtcatggtcattttgagtGAGTGACTAATTGAGTACCTAAATAGAACCCTAGATAATTTCAGCTTGACTTCTGCCATTACTCCTCTGCAGGTGGCCTTCTGACAGGAAAGCACCATTACCAAGACAAAGATGCTTCCAAGCCTGAAGGACGATTCTTTGGTAACGAGTTGGCTGTCCGATACAGAGAGAGGTGAACGACTTGCCTTCGAGTCTTTCCCAACAAGTAACTTGTTTTATGTTGCAAGTTAGGTATTTCTGCGTGTCTGTCACTCATGTAATCGGTCaaaccggtcgaggcagatggctgCCTACCCACAGCCCGGTTCTGCAAAGGTTTCTACCCATTAAAGGGGATTTTTTTATTGCCACTGTTGCACCaagtgcatgctcatgggggatctcttgttgggtctctaagtTATAGTTATGGTctaaacctgctctatatgaaaagcatcttgaGGTAACTTCTGtaatgatttgacgctatataaaattaaattgaattgaatgaacATTGTCAACTGATAAAGCACAGAAAGTAATTGTGCCTGTCCTCTTCTGTGTCAGATACTGGAAGCAGAGTCATTTCGAGGCAATAAATGTGGTTCTGAAGGCCTTGGAGACGACGTACGGCTCAAAGAAACCCACCCTGACTTCTGCTGCTATGCGCTGGATGTACCATCACTCTCAACTTAAGGTAACTATTGTGCACGAGGTTATGTTTTGTCATCATCATGGGGAGATTATGTCACAAGAGTTTGTGGTTCTTATTTAAATACCAACAATGAAAAGTGTTTCCACTGTTAAGAAGGACCCAAAGCACCATAAAGagtttaaatgatttatttaaactGCTAAACTATCACAACAAAACAGAtagataagatcagataaaaCCGGGGATGTGGCAAGAGATAAAATGGGGGTGCTAATGTCCAAGGGCACAGCGGGCAATAAACATTTCAAAGAAAGGGGAGTGGTTAAGTCTCAGTCTATCATGAGGTCTGGCTCGTCCCGCAGCAGTTCGTCTGGTACTTTGTCCTGGCCGCCCTCCCACTCTGTCGGCTCCAGCAAAACGTACCGGTGAAGCCGCCTCCCTCCCACGTTCCTAACTAGCGTGTCAAGCTTTTTTACTGGACAAAAATTGATCCTGCAAACTTTTCGGAATTTCGAAATGCCATTGCCAACACTGAAAACCTGATAAGATGTGAGCTAAAAGGGGCCTTCACCTCgtttaaaatgcttttttatCGTGCAGCATTTATTCTTTCAGGAATTTAAACACGTTTTTGTAAGTACTGTATCAATAATCAGTAGGCAGGCATATCACTTTACACGACTAAGCCGGGGTTGGCAAATCAACTTTTTGGGCTGGTGTATtcaaaatctaccagccactcaatagattaccattgtgttttttttggctggtgagcaAAGCAAATTTAGCCGCTTGCATATTTTagcagcatttggctggtggctggtgctaatgtCCAACTCTGCACTAAACACATTAAATGATGATACTGCACCTACTGAGAATTAGGCCTGCAACCAGCAATTCTGTTcaatattgattaatctgtaaaccattttctcaattaatcatttgttctatgaaatgtcagaaaatagggaCAAATGCCCGTCACATTTCCCCAGAGTCCTTGCTGACATCATCAAATGTCAACAGTCATAAACCCAGCCAGagaatttttggcatttttactCGAAAAAAATAGTTAACCAAATAATTATCAGaataatttaattttctgtcaatagaCCAATTTCTGCAGCTCAGTTTTCAtagtaaataaattattttgtcTGTCATACACATTCAAAGGCCTAATTGGCACTTTTTGACCATAAAGTTTACTACGGTTGTATTCACATAAATATCTACCGgcacaatttctaaataaaCTTCGATCCCCATGAAATAAATtatccaatcattacatttgggccaaaatgaaatgattggacgggtttattacggtactgcgacagccacagatataggatttttttcttttgatttattgattgtaatgagaatttcaactaatataacaaaaatgtttttaaaatctttaccaaccctacctttaattgGCCAATTGTAGAATTATAGCTCGTCATGACTTGTGTATACTGACCATTTGTTAATACCAAAATCCTAGCTCTTTTTTCATCTGAAAGTGCCTGATCAGTTGTTGTATATTTAACCTCATCATCACCACAGAGTCAAATTGGACAGTAGCTGTACAATATTATACCATGAAACAACTTTGAATAAAACTCTTTGACATTAAACTGTCTGCTGTTCCAGGGTGATCTTGGTGATGGAGTCATCATTGGCATGTCAAGCATGGAGCAACTTCTGCAAAACTTGGCTGCTACAGAGGAGGGTCCTCTGGATCAGAGAGTGGTCGCCGCCTTCAATGAGGCCTGGAATCTCGTAGCCCACGAGTGTCCAAACTACTTCCGCTAAAGAGCCTAAATCTTCATAACAGTCCAATCAAATTTCATTCAAGTTAATACAGAAAAGAGATCTGCTAAAGCCCCTTTCTTACTTGTACCTTTAATACCTGAAAATCACACTTGAAATTTTTCTTATGAATGAATCAATTGGAGACAAGTATGTATGCATTTGAACAGTATTAATGTGCAGTTCATAGTTAATgtacaaatgtaaaaatgaaaacgtaagatatttttttcaggatgTAGCAGATGATGAAAGAAAGATGAAGAATATTGAGACATGAAAATGATAATGAATGTTTATCTTAATTCTTGAAACTTCTTACAGAAACTGTTTACATGACCAAAGGGCACTAACCCCAGTTCACACCAGGCCgctgcaataattacatttcatctGCTGCTGGGAAGCGTGAGGCACATGAGttacaggatctgtttacttaTTGGCTGCGGTTACTCAATGTTCGCACTCTGCTGCTTAAAGTTAACCTTTTGCCGacttttagtttggccgcaGAATCAAGTGGCCACAGCTTGCTGAGCTTAGGAGCGGCCAC containing:
- the LOC119486748 gene encoding aflatoxin B1 aldehyde reductase member 2-like, whose product is MQGIITGRLCSLRNSHTIKDVLRFVAHRNMSSQTKRPVTLMGTMAVGGLANAKQSLEMVKTFLDRGHNQVDTALMYMDGNSETVIGGMNLPKTVSIATKANPWDGKTLKPESVRSQLESSLQRLKTDCVDLFYLHSPDHENPIKDTLRTCNELHKEGKFKEFGLSNYASWEVVEILNICRHNNWIVPIVYQGMYNATTRQVESELLPCLRYYGIKFYAYNPLAGGLLTGKHHYQDKDASKPEGRFFGNELAVRYRERYWKQSHFEAINVVLKALETTYGSKKPTLTSAAMRWMYHHSQLKGDLGDGVIIGMSSMEQLLQNLAATEEGPLDQRVVAAFNEAWNLVAHECPNYFR